From the Sulfolobales archaeon genome, the window AAGATATAGAAGCTATATGACTCTGGCAATGGGTTTGATAACTATAGCGATAGCTCTCATAATATCTCTCCATAGATTTCTCTGATCATGCTTCGAAGATCTTTAGCCGTATGCTTCCAGAGATAAAAAATATAAGGCTTGAATAGAATTCACTGAGGTGCCATCCCCATGGAGATGGTGTGGTTTTCAAGAGAGAATATAGTGCCTGAGGGAGGTGCTAGAGTGAAGGTTAGAGGTGGTGTGCCGGTAATTGTTGTCAGGCATAATGGCAATCTACACGCCTACGTAGCTGTATGCGATCACAAGTACTATGTATTATGTGAGAAGGCTTTGAAAGGAGATAGAATAGTATGCCCAGGTCATGGTGAGGAGTTCATGATACCCAGCGGAGAACCTACGAGGGGGATGGCTAAAAGCCCTCTCATAAAACTTAAGCTAGAGGTTAGAAATGGAGATATATATGTTGAGAAGCCTGGACGTGAGATCTTAGAGAAACTGGCAGAATCAACATCAGTAGAATGATCCATGCATACTCGTTCTAGAAGATCCTTTTTTCGTTTCTATAACACCTTATCACTCTACGTAATATAAAACCTGTTCTCTCCTCGAATTTCTAGAGCATGCATAATATGCTATCCTAGAGCTTCTAAGAAGATCTTCTCAAGATCCTTTTTACTCACATATTTAGGAGACTGATTCAAAAGCCTCTGCTGTTTCAAAGTCCCATCTACCAGAGCCTCTACATCTTCTCTGCCGAATCCCAGTTCTCTCAGGTTTGTAGGGATCCCTAGATCTTCAAGCAGTCTCATGTAGTATTCGAAGAGAAGTTCTCTAACTTCTGCAACGCTTTGAACTCTCTCCCCTGTTAAAAGCTCGACAGTTCTCGAGAACTTGGGTAGGTTGTATGATGCTATATGCTTGAATACGTAGCCAGCTGGTATAGCTGTTGCTATGCCGTGTGGTGCTATAGGGTAGCCGAATTCGTAATCAGGCGGGTAATAAGATCTCACCATACCAGCTATAGGATAACCCATTGCATGCGGGATGTGAACTCCTACATGACCGAAGCCTATTCCCGCGATACTTGCTGCCAGCATCATATAGTATCTTGCCTCGAGATCGTTTGGATCCGCATAAGCTCTCCTCAGATACTTGTTAACCCATATTATAGCCTGCTCTCCAAATAGATCTCCGAGAGGTGTTGCTCCCGAGTACACCGGTCTCTCAGCAGGGTTTCTAATAGCTGGTTTCGAGGTATAAGGTCTTGCTGTATATGATTCTATAGCGTGATTAAGCACGTCAAGACCTGATGATGCTGTGACCATAGGAGGCATGGTCACGGTTGTAAGAGGATCTATTAAAGCTACCGTAGGTCTTATATAGGGGCTGCTTATACCGCTTTTCACTCTCAACCTCTTTATATCAAGTATTGCTACACTCGTACTCTCACTACCTGTTCCAGCTGTTGTCGGTATAGCTATGAGAGGTTTCAAAGGTCCTGGAGGTTGTAAGCCTTTTCCAATAGGCTTGTTAATATAGTCTTCAAGAGGTGCTGGGTATGTGTAGAGTAGATTAAGGATTTTCGCAGTATCTATAGTTGATCCGCCTCCGAGAGCTATAAAGCCATCTATCTCCTTACCCTTGATCTCTTTATAAGCCTCGATAATCTCTTCATCATCAGGCTCTATCTTAACCTTGGTTAGAACCTCGACATTAACCCCCTCCTCCTCTAGAGAGGATCTGACATTCTCAGCAAG encodes:
- a CDS encoding Rieske 2Fe-2S domain-containing protein — protein: MEMVWFSRENIVPEGGARVKVRGGVPVIVVRHNGNLHAYVAVCDHKYYVLCEKALKGDRIVCPGHGEEFMIPSGEPTRGMAKSPLIKLKLEVRNGDIYVEKPGREILEKLAESTSVE
- a CDS encoding hydroxyacid-oxoacid transhydrogenase, which produces MVITTSLGYSYISYSPATDPVFTISLPQTIKFGMGVSREAGYEAKRLGIRRALLVVGPRLSGSKLAENVRSSLEEEGVNVEVLTKVKIEPDDEEIIEAYKEIKGKEIDGFIALGGGSTIDTAKILNLLYTYPAPLEDYINKPIGKGLQPPGPLKPLIAIPTTAGTGSESTSVAILDIKRLRVKSGISSPYIRPTVALIDPLTTVTMPPMVTASSGLDVLNHAIESYTARPYTSKPAIRNPAERPVYSGATPLGDLFGEQAIIWVNKYLRRAYADPNDLEARYYMMLAASIAGIGFGHVGVHIPHAMGYPIAGMVRSYYPPDYEFGYPIAPHGIATAIPAGYVFKHIASYNLPKFSRTVELLTGERVQSVAEVRELLFEYYMRLLEDLGIPTNLRELGFGREDVEALVDGTLKQQRLLNQSPKYVSKKDLEKIFLEALG